In the genome of Massilibacillus massiliensis, one region contains:
- a CDS encoding AraC family transcriptional regulator, whose amino-acid sequence MDWLDGMNAAIEYLEENITEKLDIEKVAEIALSSPFHFQRMYHMITGITVAEYIRRRRLTLAAQDLIFGEKVINVAYKYGYETPEAFAKAFGKMYGMSPTAARKPGVYLKAYPKLSFHISIKGDKNMNYKIGEKESFTVVGKQRKISMLNGENFKQIPEFWHECMEDGTCEWLASKAGKWGVLGICKDFHINKNEFMYMIAVENLKEPLPDGYLSETIPSATWAVFESVGVLPDAIQSLTRRIFTEWLPATGYEHDCAPEIEVYPPGDIDSPEYRCEIWIPIKK is encoded by the coding sequence ATGGATTGGCTTGATGGAATGAATGCGGCAATAGAGTATCTTGAGGAAAATATTACGGAGAAACTTGATATTGAGAAGGTTGCAGAAATTGCTTTATCGTCTCCGTTTCACTTTCAACGTATGTACCATATGATAACTGGTATTACGGTAGCTGAATACATACGTCGAAGAAGATTGACGCTTGCGGCACAAGACCTTATATTTGGTGAGAAGGTGATCAATGTGGCTTATAAATACGGATATGAAACACCAGAAGCATTTGCCAAAGCTTTCGGAAAAATGTATGGAATGAGTCCCACGGCAGCACGAAAGCCGGGGGTATACCTCAAAGCATATCCAAAACTCTCTTTTCATATTTCGATAAAAGGGGATAAAAATATGAATTATAAAATTGGTGAGAAAGAAAGTTTCACGGTAGTTGGTAAACAAAGAAAAATATCTATGCTAAATGGAGAGAACTTTAAACAGATACCTGAATTTTGGCACGAATGTATGGAAGATGGAACGTGTGAATGGCTTGCCTCTAAAGCTGGAAAATGGGGTGTTTTAGGTATATGTAAAGATTTTCATATAAATAAAAATGAATTTATGTATATGATTGCAGTGGAAAATCTAAAAGAGCCTCTTCCAGATGGATATCTTTCGGAAACCATACCATCGGCAACTTGGGCTGTTTTTGAATCGGTCGGTGTATTACCGGATGCAATACAATCGCTTACTCGAAGGATATTTACAGAGTGGCTGCCTGCGACTGGATATGAACATGATTGTGCACCTGAGATTGAAGTCTATCCACCAGGCGACATAGATTCACCGGAGTATAGGTGCGAAATTTGGATTCCTATCAAAAAGTAA
- a CDS encoding cysteine ABC transporter substrate-binding protein, producing MKKFMKTVSFVLALVFSLGVLAGCGSETAKKSSIEQIKERGKLRVAVFSDKPPFGFVDANGKNQGYDVYLAKRLAKDLLGDENKVEFVLVEAASRVEVLEADKVDITLANFTVTPERKEKVDFANPYMKVALGVVSPEGEAITSVDQLKGKKLIVNKGTTAETYFAKNYPDIELLKYDQNTEAFQALKDGRGAALAHDNTLVFAWARENKGFVTGITKLGELDAIAPAVKKGNTELRDWINTELTKLGEEKFFHKNFEETLKPIYGDSVNPDDVVVEGGVIK from the coding sequence ATGAAAAAATTTATGAAAACGGTATCTTTTGTTTTAGCACTTGTATTTTCCTTAGGAGTTTTGGCTGGATGTGGATCAGAGACTGCAAAAAAATCTTCAATCGAGCAAATTAAGGAAAGAGGAAAACTTCGTGTTGCAGTATTTAGTGATAAACCTCCATTTGGCTTTGTTGATGCAAACGGTAAAAATCAAGGGTATGACGTGTATCTTGCAAAACGTTTAGCAAAAGATTTGCTTGGCGATGAAAACAAAGTCGAATTCGTTTTGGTGGAAGCAGCGAGTCGTGTAGAAGTACTTGAAGCGGATAAAGTGGATATTACTTTAGCGAATTTCACTGTAACACCAGAAAGAAAAGAGAAAGTTGATTTTGCCAATCCATATATGAAAGTTGCACTTGGTGTAGTTTCACCAGAGGGCGAAGCAATTACGAGTGTAGATCAATTAAAAGGGAAAAAATTGATTGTTAATAAAGGAACAACAGCAGAAACCTATTTTGCAAAGAATTATCCAGATATTGAATTATTAAAATATGATCAAAATACAGAAGCTTTCCAAGCGTTGAAAGATGGACGCGGTGCAGCACTTGCACATGATAATACATTGGTATTTGCATGGGCAAGAGAGAATAAAGGCTTTGTAACTGGAATTACGAAATTAGGTGAACTTGATGCGATCGCGCCAGCTGTAAAGAAAGGGAATACTGAATTACGTGATTGGATTAATACAGAATTAACGAAACTCGGCGAAGAAAAGTTTTTCCACAAAAACTTTGAGGAAACATTAAAACCGATTTATGGTGACTCTGTAAACCCAGATGATGTTGTGGTTGAGGGCGGCGTGATAAAATAA
- a CDS encoding amino acid ABC transporter ATP-binding protein, which yields MSEKTQEKLLEISHLHKRYDDVETLKDISFDVHKGEVVVILGPSGCGKSTLLRCLNGLEEIQSGQIKLKGALINDDKTKWHVIRQKIGMVFQSYDLFPHMSIMENILLGPMKAQGRSKEEVIGQAEKLLGRIGLLDKRDAYPRQLSGGQKQRVAIVRALCMNPEIMLFDEVTASLDPEMVREVLDVMLELSKQGMTMVIVTHEMAFAKAVADRIIFMDEGRIAEMATPKEFFSQPTTERAKRFLNIFNFNEESEWAR from the coding sequence TTGAGCGAGAAGACACAGGAAAAGTTATTGGAAATTAGTCATTTGCATAAGCGATATGATGATGTAGAAACATTAAAAGATATAAGTTTTGATGTGCATAAAGGTGAAGTCGTTGTAATTCTTGGACCATCCGGCTGTGGAAAAAGTACGTTGCTTAGATGTTTAAACGGTTTGGAAGAAATTCAATCTGGACAGATCAAACTGAAAGGCGCACTGATCAATGACGATAAAACAAAATGGCATGTGATTCGTCAAAAGATCGGGATGGTATTTCAGAGTTATGATTTATTTCCACATATGAGTATTATGGAAAATATTTTATTGGGACCGATGAAGGCGCAAGGGCGAAGTAAAGAAGAAGTTATTGGGCAAGCGGAAAAATTGCTGGGACGCATCGGATTGCTAGATAAAAGAGATGCGTATCCCAGACAGTTGTCAGGGGGACAGAAACAAAGAGTAGCAATTGTGCGTGCATTGTGTATGAATCCTGAAATTATGCTTTTTGATGAAGTTACAGCATCGCTGGACCCCGAGATGGTAAGAGAAGTGCTGGATGTTATGCTGGAATTGTCAAAGCAAGGGATGACGATGGTGATTGTCACGCATGAGATGGCATTTGCCAAGGCTGTAGCTGATCGAATTATTTTTATGGACGAAGGCCGGATCGCTGAGATGGCAACCCCTAAAGAATTCTTTAGCCAGCCAACAACTGAGCGTGCAAAGCGCTTTTTAAATATATTTAATTTTAACGAAGAAAGTGAGTGGGCAAGATGA
- a CDS encoding amino acid ABC transporter permease, translating into MQDLGINVIFEGSNLLRLLGGLWITVRIALLAIVISAVLGIGFGIVMTMKNKWIQWIARFYLEAVRIIPILVWLFIFYFGVTKVLRIHLGPEVVSIIVFSLWGTAEMGDIVRGAVTSLPTHQRASGRALGLTDLQIYRYIIIPQAVRRLIPAAINLATRMIKTTSLVVLIGVVEVLKVGQQIIEVSILKTPTASFWIYAAIFCLYFIVCYPISLWSKKLEMKWQEE; encoded by the coding sequence ATGCAGGATTTGGGAATTAATGTGATTTTTGAAGGCAGTAATTTGCTGCGTTTACTTGGTGGTTTGTGGATAACAGTTCGAATTGCCTTATTGGCGATTGTAATTTCCGCCGTATTGGGGATTGGTTTTGGCATCGTGATGACGATGAAAAATAAATGGATTCAATGGATCGCCAGATTTTATCTGGAAGCGGTTCGCATTATTCCTATTCTGGTGTGGTTATTTATTTTTTATTTCGGTGTTACGAAAGTTTTGCGTATTCATTTAGGTCCTGAAGTGGTTTCTATTATTGTCTTTTCTCTATGGGGAACTGCTGAAATGGGAGATATCGTTCGTGGTGCAGTGACTTCGTTGCCAACGCATCAGAGAGCTAGCGGCAGAGCCTTAGGTTTGACAGATTTACAGATTTATCGCTATATTATCATTCCGCAGGCTGTACGCAGGCTGATCCCGGCAGCAATAAACTTAGCTACACGGATGATCAAGACGACTTCATTGGTTGTTTTAATTGGTGTAGTAGAAGTTTTGAAGGTGGGACAGCAAATTATAGAGGTCTCTATTTTAAAAACACCAACAGCATCTTTTTGGATTTATGCAGCTATTTTTTGTTTATATTTTATCGTCTGCTATCCGATATCTCTTTGGTCAAAGAAGTTGGAGATGAAGTGGCAGGAAGAATAA
- a CDS encoding amino acid ABC transporter permease, whose translation MDFDFIVKSIPMYAKAAQFTLQLSFFGIILSLVIGLICSLIVYYKVRVLKPLVQLYIELSRNTPLLIQLFFLYYGFAKIGMKFEAYSCAVFGLAFLGGSYMAEAFRSGLEAVSKVQIESGLCIGLSRWQLMRYVILPQAFAVAVPAIGANAIFLIKETSIVSAIALADLMFVAKDLIGMYYKTTEALILLVGAYLILLLPLSLFLSFIERKVRHAGFGN comes from the coding sequence ATGGATTTTGATTTTATTGTAAAAAGTATTCCGATGTATGCCAAAGCGGCACAATTTACTTTGCAGCTTTCTTTTTTTGGAATTATATTATCTTTGGTGATCGGCCTGATCTGCAGCTTAATCGTCTACTATAAAGTAAGGGTTCTTAAGCCCTTGGTGCAGTTATATATTGAGCTATCGAGGAACACGCCACTTTTGATTCAATTGTTTTTTCTGTATTATGGTTTTGCAAAGATTGGTATGAAATTTGAAGCCTATAGCTGTGCTGTTTTTGGGTTGGCTTTCCTTGGCGGCAGTTATATGGCGGAGGCTTTTCGAAGTGGATTGGAAGCAGTAAGCAAAGTTCAAATTGAATCTGGATTGTGCATTGGGCTGAGTCGCTGGCAACTTATGCGTTACGTGATTTTGCCGCAGGCTTTTGCAGTTGCAGTTCCGGCAATTGGTGCAAATGCGATATTTCTTATTAAGGAGACATCCATTGTAAGTGCAATTGCATTGGCTGATTTAATGTTTGTCGCAAAAGACTTAATCGGTATGTATTACAAAACGACAGAGGCGTTGATCTTATTAGTAGGAGCATATTTAATTTTATTGTTACCATTATCACTATTCTTGTCGTTTATTGAAAGGAAAGTGCGCCATGCAGGATTTGGGAATTAA
- a CDS encoding pyridoxamine kinase, whose translation MLKQKRVAAIHDISCFGKCSLTVASPIISATGIECCVIPTAVLSTHTGGFEGFTYHDLTADIQPIASHWKTLDLKFDAIYTGYLGSFEQLNIVSKFFDDFKNEDRLVFVDPVMADNGKLYQSFPQSFPEGMKNLCKKADVIVPNITEAVLMLEEEYKEGPYTEAYIEGLMKKLADLGPKQVVLTGVHFDDKKLGAATYDKETGIVGYALADRIEGYYHGTGDVFGSALLGALLNGISLDHATQIAVDFTVKSIAWTKAAGTDVRFGVNFEVNLPSLMDSLKLK comes from the coding sequence ATGTTAAAACAAAAAAGAGTGGCAGCGATTCACGATATATCATGCTTTGGTAAATGTTCATTGACGGTGGCTTCACCGATTATTTCGGCGACTGGGATTGAATGTTGTGTAATTCCGACAGCTGTATTGTCCACGCATACTGGCGGTTTCGAAGGATTTACCTATCATGATTTGACTGCTGATATTCAGCCGATTGCTTCGCATTGGAAGACCTTGGATCTGAAATTTGATGCAATTTATACAGGGTACTTGGGTTCTTTTGAGCAATTGAATATTGTTTCGAAATTTTTTGATGATTTTAAGAATGAAGATCGTTTGGTTTTCGTAGATCCGGTTATGGCTGATAATGGCAAACTCTATCAATCGTTTCCGCAAAGTTTTCCTGAAGGTATGAAAAATTTATGCAAAAAAGCGGATGTGATTGTTCCGAATATTACAGAAGCCGTATTGATGCTTGAGGAAGAATATAAGGAAGGCCCTTATACAGAGGCATATATTGAAGGCTTGATGAAGAAATTGGCGGATTTAGGTCCTAAACAAGTTGTCCTGACCGGTGTACATTTCGATGATAAGAAGCTTGGGGCAGCTACGTATGATAAAGAAACAGGTATTGTGGGCTATGCGCTTGCTGATCGTATTGAAGGATATTATCATGGAACAGGGGATGTATTCGGCAGTGCATTGCTTGGAGCGTTACTCAATGGGATAAGTTTAGACCATGCAACACAAATCGCTGTAGATTTTACGGTCAAAAGTATTGCTTGGACAAAAGCGGCAGGCACCGATGTACGCTTTGGTGTGAATTTTGAAGTTAATTTGCCAAGTTTGATGGATTCATTAAAATTGAAATAG
- a CDS encoding N-acyl-D-amino-acid deacylase family protein: MLDVAIHHATIIDTENEVTRKLNIGIKADKIVRMTTDALVAAKTIDAEHLIVSPGFIDVHGHVDGYAYSGELSACQGITTTVGGNCGLSPVSIEAFFNRQMQEGFVINQAELIGHSFTLRKAAGIQNPYRKATLDELTEMKNLVRDALKEGACGVSFGLDYAPGASFREITALAKICAEFDRVMPIHTRLFTQNDLYSLFEVITVAKRTGVKLLFSHFVYQYGTGIMQEALQIVDQAIQNGIRVKIDSGMYTDWTTFIGTATFDEQTIADNEMRFSDMVVATGKYTGTRLDRDLYLKLRRESPYDSVICFTGNKSEIYAALKKNYAMPSTDIGTYRKGEGHPQIAGSFPKYFKEMVRERGELSLIEAVRKATLLPAQTFGFKDKGVIKVGHDADLTIFNFEKLADMAKFPDQGKPDEKPIGIEYVLVNGQLVVDQGVFTGVRAGKVIKK, translated from the coding sequence ATGTTAGATGTTGCGATTCATCATGCAACCATAATTGATACAGAAAATGAAGTAACAAGAAAACTCAATATTGGGATAAAAGCAGATAAAATTGTAAGGATGACGACGGATGCTTTAGTTGCAGCGAAAACAATAGATGCAGAGCATTTGATTGTAAGTCCTGGATTTATTGATGTGCATGGTCATGTGGATGGATATGCATATAGTGGAGAACTGTCAGCCTGTCAAGGGATTACGACAACTGTTGGCGGGAATTGCGGTCTTAGTCCTGTAAGTATCGAAGCCTTTTTCAATCGTCAGATGCAAGAGGGGTTTGTGATTAATCAAGCCGAGCTGATCGGACATTCATTTACACTGCGCAAGGCCGCCGGCATACAAAATCCTTATCGCAAAGCGACACTAGATGAATTGACAGAAATGAAAAATTTAGTGCGCGATGCACTGAAAGAAGGCGCGTGTGGTGTATCATTTGGCTTGGATTATGCGCCGGGTGCATCCTTTCGTGAAATTACGGCTTTGGCAAAAATTTGTGCCGAATTTGATCGTGTTATGCCAATTCATACGCGGTTATTTACGCAAAATGATTTGTATTCTCTATTTGAAGTTATAACTGTAGCAAAACGCACAGGGGTAAAGCTGTTATTTTCTCATTTTGTCTATCAATATGGAACGGGGATTATGCAAGAGGCACTCCAAATCGTTGACCAAGCAATTCAAAATGGAATTCGCGTAAAAATAGATAGTGGAATGTATACAGATTGGACAACTTTTATCGGTACGGCGACTTTCGATGAGCAAACGATTGCGGATAATGAAATGCGGTTTAGTGATATGGTAGTTGCGACAGGCAAATATACGGGGACTCGTTTGGATCGGGATTTATATCTTAAACTGCGCAGAGAATCCCCTTATGATTCGGTAATTTGCTTTACCGGCAATAAATCGGAGATCTATGCAGCATTAAAGAAAAATTATGCGATGCCGTCAACGGATATAGGAACTTATAGAAAAGGAGAAGGACATCCGCAAATTGCAGGATCGTTTCCGAAATACTTTAAGGAAATGGTAAGAGAACGCGGAGAATTAAGTTTGATAGAAGCTGTGCGAAAAGCGACCTTATTGCCGGCACAAACTTTTGGATTTAAAGATAAAGGCGTAATTAAAGTAGGTCATGATGCTGATCTGACAATCTTCAATTTTGAGAAATTGGCTGATATGGCGAAGTTTCCGGATCAGGGAAAACCGGATGAAAAACCGATTGGTATAGAATATGTATTGGTCAATGGGCAGCTTGTGGTAGATCAAGGTGTATTTACGGGGGTGCGAGCAGGAAAAGTAATAAAAAAATGA
- a CDS encoding nucleotide-binding protein has product MKEAKRICFLGKGGIGKSVITANLSAALVKQGYKVMQIGNDISLSSTLLLRGDFEITPVLEEYRKKYVIEIESYVVESPSGVYCLELGSLEPGVGCMARGVHIIDEMLENQGLIEKLELDYILYDISGDIPCTGYILPMRDGVMQKCVVVTDRSFPAFVTANSILAGIVRASKDKILPISIIVNYADAYPAKAQLTEYAKAIDLKELVFLDYDQKIELSELAGKTVLAAYPDSAAAKALTKLAGEIIEIKPESTPKPLERQELLRWLRHWKKRSFAQKSGIIGIEDSSNI; this is encoded by the coding sequence ATGAAGGAAGCGAAACGAATTTGCTTTTTGGGTAAGGGCGGCATCGGAAAATCTGTCATTACGGCAAATTTGAGTGCTGCGCTAGTTAAGCAGGGATATAAAGTCATGCAGATCGGTAATGATATCAGTTTGAGTTCGACTTTACTATTGCGCGGTGATTTTGAAATTACGCCTGTGTTAGAAGAATATCGTAAGAAATATGTAATTGAAATTGAATCGTATGTTGTAGAATCCCCATCAGGTGTCTATTGTTTAGAGCTGGGGAGCTTAGAACCAGGTGTTGGCTGTATGGCGCGCGGTGTTCATATTATTGATGAAATGCTAGAAAATCAAGGCCTGATTGAGAAGTTGGAACTGGATTATATTTTATATGACATTTCCGGAGATATTCCATGCACGGGTTATATTTTACCCATGCGCGATGGTGTTATGCAAAAATGTGTTGTAGTGACGGATCGGAGCTTTCCGGCATTTGTGACAGCCAATAGTATACTTGCCGGTATCGTGCGGGCAAGCAAAGATAAGATTTTACCAATTTCTATCATAGTAAACTATGCAGATGCTTATCCGGCAAAAGCACAATTAACGGAATATGCAAAGGCAATTGATCTAAAAGAACTTGTTTTTTTAGACTATGATCAAAAAATCGAGTTGAGTGAGCTTGCGGGAAAAACTGTGCTTGCAGCGTATCCAGATAGCGCGGCAGCGAAGGCTTTGACGAAACTTGCAGGGGAAATCATTGAAATCAAGCCTGAAAGTACGCCGAAACCGTTAGAAAGACAAGAACTTTTGCGATGGCTTCGTCATTGGAAAAAGCGGTCTTTCGCACAAAAAAGTGGTATTATTGGTATTGAAGATTCGAGTAATATTTAG
- the cysK gene encoding cysteine synthase A yields the protein MAKIYQSITDLIGGTPLLQLNKFAKENDLQATILAKLEYFNPAGSVKDRIAKAMIDDAEKKGLLKKDSVIIEPTSGNTGIGLASVAAARGYKIILTMPETMSVERRNLLKAYGAEVVLTDGVKGMKGAIAKAEELAAETPHAFIPSQFTNQANPTAHKATTGPEIWSDTEGKVDIFIAGVGTGGTLTGVGEYLKSKNEQVKVIAVEPATSPVLSKGTPGPHKIQGIGAGFVPDTLNTSVYDEIITVENESAFKYGKAVSQAEGVLVGISSGAAIAAAVEVAKRPENSGKTIVVLLPDTGERYLSTALFAE from the coding sequence ATGGCAAAAATTTATCAAAGTATTACAGACTTAATTGGTGGGACTCCTTTATTACAATTAAATAAGTTTGCAAAGGAAAATGATTTACAGGCAACAATCTTAGCAAAACTAGAGTATTTTAATCCTGCAGGCAGTGTAAAAGATAGAATTGCGAAAGCAATGATTGATGATGCAGAAAAGAAAGGTTTACTTAAAAAAGATTCTGTTATTATTGAACCTACAAGTGGTAATACTGGAATTGGGCTTGCAAGTGTAGCGGCTGCACGTGGTTATAAAATTATTCTTACAATGCCGGAAACAATGAGTGTGGAAAGAAGAAACTTATTAAAAGCATATGGTGCAGAGGTTGTTCTTACCGATGGAGTCAAAGGTATGAAAGGTGCAATTGCAAAAGCAGAAGAATTGGCAGCTGAAACGCCTCATGCTTTCATTCCTTCTCAATTTACCAACCAAGCAAATCCAACGGCACATAAAGCAACGACCGGTCCGGAAATCTGGTCTGATACCGAAGGTAAAGTAGATATCTTCATCGCAGGTGTTGGTACAGGCGGTACTTTAACTGGCGTGGGTGAATACTTGAAATCCAAAAATGAACAGGTAAAAGTGATTGCTGTAGAACCAGCGACATCCCCTGTATTATCCAAAGGGACACCAGGTCCTCATAAAATTCAAGGGATTGGTGCAGGGTTTGTACCTGATACATTAAATACAAGTGTTTATGATGAAATTATTACAGTGGAAAATGAATCCGCATTTAAATATGGTAAAGCTGTTTCACAAGCAGAAGGTGTGCTTGTAGGAATTTCTTCCGGTGCTGCAATCGCTGCTGCGGTAGAAGTTGCAAAACGTCCTGAAAATAGCGGCAAAACAATTGTTGTATTGTTACCAGATACAGGTGAAAGATATCTTTCTACAGCTTTATTTGCTGAATAA
- a CDS encoding RrF2 family transcriptional regulator has protein sequence MKISAKGRYGLAAMTHIAQNNQTGDPITIISIAEKLGISKIYLEQVFSLLKRAGLVLSIKGAQGGYQLAVPPQEITVFAVLSAIELALFEQTESTVKEKAPVIDEVMQITVFNTIDQTLEQTLKKITLTDLVNEVEKHKDKDNLMYFI, from the coding sequence ATGAAAATTTCTGCAAAAGGACGCTATGGCTTAGCAGCTATGACACATATCGCCCAAAACAATCAAACCGGGGATCCCATAACAATCATCAGCATTGCCGAAAAACTTGGTATTTCTAAAATTTATTTAGAACAAGTTTTTTCTTTATTAAAAAGAGCTGGGCTTGTCCTTTCCATAAAGGGCGCACAGGGTGGTTATCAGCTCGCAGTTCCACCGCAGGAAATTACGGTCTTTGCCGTATTATCAGCAATTGAACTCGCTTTGTTTGAACAAACAGAATCGACTGTAAAAGAAAAAGCACCCGTTATTGATGAGGTCATGCAAATCACTGTTTTTAACACAATTGATCAAACCCTTGAACAAACCTTAAAGAAAATTACATTAACTGATTTAGTAAATGAAGTAGAAAAACATAAAGATAAGGATAATCTCATGTATTTCATATAG
- a CDS encoding trans-sulfuration enzyme family protein — protein sequence MKIDTLCIHANKIEHNPTGAVSVPIYQSATFAHPGVGQSTGYDYARLQNPTREHLEKVVAKLENGSDALAFSSGMAAVTCLMEIFSPGDHIISSDDLYGGAHRLFDHISTKNGLSFDAVDTSDIHLIEKHIKPNTKAIYIETPTNPMMHVTDIEAVTKLAKKHHLLVIVDNTFLTPYFQKPLDLGADIVIHSGTKYLGGHNDTLSGFLVAKSAEVSEKLRFIYKTTGACLGPLDCWLLIRGIKTLAIRMDKQASNAIKVAYWLKTQPKIKKVYYVGLPEHPDYEVSAKQATGFGAMISFDVDSEETARNLLEKVNLIQYAESLGGVESLMTYPMLQTHADIPKEDREAKGINETLLRLSVGIENVDDIIEDLAQALA from the coding sequence ATGAAGATAGACACACTTTGTATCCATGCAAATAAAATAGAACACAATCCAACTGGTGCTGTCAGCGTACCAATTTATCAATCTGCAACCTTTGCCCATCCCGGCGTAGGACAAAGTACAGGATATGATTATGCTCGTTTGCAAAATCCAACACGCGAGCATCTTGAAAAAGTCGTAGCCAAATTGGAAAATGGTTCTGATGCACTTGCATTTTCAAGCGGTATGGCAGCAGTTACCTGCTTAATGGAGATTTTCTCTCCCGGTGATCACATCATCAGCTCTGATGACCTATATGGTGGTGCGCATCGTTTGTTTGATCATATATCAACCAAAAATGGTTTATCCTTCGATGCAGTCGACACTTCCGATATTCATTTAATCGAAAAGCATATCAAGCCAAATACCAAAGCAATTTATATCGAAACGCCGACAAACCCAATGATGCATGTAACGGATATTGAAGCAGTAACCAAGCTCGCGAAAAAGCATCACTTACTTGTTATCGTTGATAATACATTCCTTACCCCGTATTTCCAAAAACCACTGGATTTAGGAGCCGACATCGTCATTCATAGCGGCACAAAATATCTTGGTGGACACAATGATACTTTATCTGGTTTTCTTGTGGCAAAATCTGCCGAAGTATCAGAAAAACTTCGCTTCATTTATAAAACAACCGGTGCTTGTCTCGGTCCGCTTGACTGTTGGCTGCTCATACGGGGCATTAAAACATTGGCCATCCGCATGGATAAACAAGCCAGCAATGCAATCAAAGTTGCGTACTGGCTAAAAACACAGCCAAAAATTAAAAAGGTCTACTACGTTGGTTTACCAGAACATCCCGACTATGAAGTTTCAGCTAAACAAGCAACCGGATTTGGTGCAATGATTTCTTTTGACGTAGACAGTGAAGAAACCGCACGTAATTTACTTGAAAAAGTAAATCTTATTCAATATGCAGAAAGTCTTGGCGGCGTTGAGAGCTTAATGACCTATCCAATGCTGCAGACCCATGCTGATATACCAAAAGAAGACCGTGAAGCAAAAGGTATTAATGAAACTTTACTGCGCTTATCTGTCGGCATTGAAAATGTAGATGACATTATCGAAGATTTAGCGCAAGCTTTAGCATAG
- a CDS encoding MalY/PatB family protein, which translates to MKYNFDEMIDRKNTNSLKYDFAVERNKPADVLPLWVADMDLKTPLEVREALKKSAEHGIFGYSDVKLEYFHTLHTWFKTNFAWDTKPEWLVKTPGVVFAICTAIRALTEKGDAVLIQRPVYYPFSFSIKDNERKLVNNPLVYKNGQYEIDFADFEQKIIDNQVKLFILCSPHNPVGRVWTKEELLKVGDICLKHNVIVVADEIHEEFIYEGFQHHVFANLKPEFNDITITCTAPSKTFNLAGLQVSNIFIANASIRHQFKKAMDRTGYCESNAMGLVACQAAYTYGRDWLDQLKTYLAENLAFTRTFLAEKIPQIKLVEPQGTYLIWLDCSGLHLTDKALEDLIINKAKLWLDAGTMFGPEGSGFERINITCPRATLERALHQLEKAVNEL; encoded by the coding sequence ATGAAATATAATTTTGATGAAATGATCGATAGAAAAAACACCAACTCTCTAAAATATGATTTTGCAGTCGAGCGAAATAAACCTGCCGATGTACTTCCCCTTTGGGTTGCGGATATGGATCTAAAAACCCCGCTTGAAGTGCGCGAAGCACTAAAAAAATCTGCCGAACACGGAATTTTTGGTTATTCCGATGTGAAACTCGAATATTTCCACACACTGCATACATGGTTTAAGACGAACTTCGCTTGGGATACCAAGCCGGAATGGCTTGTAAAAACCCCCGGTGTAGTATTTGCAATCTGCACAGCAATTCGTGCCCTCACGGAAAAAGGTGACGCCGTACTGATTCAACGCCCCGTCTACTATCCTTTTTCTTTTTCCATCAAAGACAATGAACGCAAACTAGTAAATAATCCGCTTGTTTATAAGAACGGTCAATACGAGATTGACTTTGCGGACTTCGAACAAAAAATCATCGATAATCAAGTGAAGTTGTTTATCCTCTGCAGTCCGCATAATCCTGTTGGCAGAGTATGGACAAAAGAAGAACTCCTTAAAGTTGGCGATATTTGCTTAAAACACAATGTCATCGTTGTTGCAGATGAAATTCACGAAGAATTTATTTATGAAGGATTTCAACATCATGTGTTTGCAAATTTGAAACCCGAATTTAACGATATTACCATTACTTGCACAGCACCAAGTAAAACTTTTAATCTTGCTGGTTTACAAGTTTCTAACATTTTTATCGCCAATGCAAGCATTCGTCACCAGTTCAAAAAAGCCATGGATAGAACCGGTTATTGTGAATCCAATGCGATGGGACTTGTAGCTTGTCAGGCTGCTTATACTTATGGACGAGATTGGCTAGATCAATTAAAAACCTATTTAGCTGAAAATCTAGCTTTTACAAGAACTTTTTTAGCTGAAAAAATTCCACAAATAAAACTCGTTGAACCGCAGGGAACTTACCTCATCTGGCTGGATTGTTCTGGGCTTCATTTAACTGATAAAGCTCTCGAGGATCTTATCATCAACAAAGCCAAACTTTGGCTTGATGCCGGTACGATGTTCGGCCCTGAAGGCTCCGGTTTTGAACGCATCAATATTACCTGTCCAAGAGCAACACTCGAAAGAGCTTTACACCAATTAGAAAAAGCAGTCAACGAATTATAA